In Pedobacter sp. WC2423, the following are encoded in one genomic region:
- a CDS encoding HlyD family secretion protein produces the protein MKTKNNYTNTDQLITKITAWIAGMIAACLAVWGIITLVQLYNYEDTNDAQIEEYINPITSRVGGFIKEIKYEENQEVKKGDTLLIIDNSEYQLQQEEAEAALSNAKAQISVLESNVLTTSKVSQASQSQIAAAKAKLVKQQQDYDRYSRLFKVESATQQQLENSKAALDVATSEYQAAQENYQASVSKVNDIRSQKGVYEAEIKRRSALLNRGKLDLSYTVICAPYHGKMGRRTIQEGQQIQTGQTLAYIVDQEAGKWVIANFKETQIANMRANGSAEITADAFPGKTFKGAIVSLSPATGARFSLLPPDNSTGNFVKIVQRIPVKIKLTESREVVDQLRAGMNVNVKINKD, from the coding sequence ATGAAAACAAAGAATAACTATACGAATACGGATCAGCTGATTACAAAAATAACAGCCTGGATAGCTGGAATGATTGCTGCATGCCTTGCCGTCTGGGGAATTATAACGCTGGTACAGCTTTACAACTATGAGGATACCAATGATGCACAGATCGAAGAATATATCAATCCGATCACTTCACGTGTGGGCGGTTTTATCAAGGAGATCAAATATGAAGAGAACCAGGAAGTGAAAAAAGGGGATACCCTACTAATCATTGATAACAGTGAATATCAATTGCAGCAAGAAGAAGCTGAAGCGGCATTGTCTAATGCAAAAGCACAAATTTCTGTTTTAGAAAGTAATGTTTTAACTACTTCTAAAGTTTCACAGGCTAGTCAGTCGCAAATTGCTGCTGCAAAAGCAAAATTGGTTAAACAACAGCAAGACTATGACAGATACTCCAGATTATTTAAAGTAGAATCTGCCACACAACAACAATTAGAGAACAGTAAAGCAGCTCTGGATGTAGCTACTTCAGAATATCAGGCTGCTCAGGAAAACTATCAGGCATCTGTATCAAAAGTAAATGATATCAGGTCACAAAAAGGAGTTTATGAAGCGGAAATTAAACGCCGGAGCGCCCTGTTAAACAGAGGTAAACTGGACTTAAGTTATACCGTTATATGTGCACCTTATCATGGCAAAATGGGCAGAAGAACAATTCAGGAGGGTCAGCAGATCCAGACAGGACAAACACTGGCCTATATTGTAGATCAGGAAGCAGGTAAATGGGTGATTGCAAATTTTAAAGAAACACAGATCGCTAACATGAGAGCCAATGGATCGGCAGAAATTACAGCCGATGCTTTTCCTGGCAAAACATTTAAAGGTGCCATCGTTTCTCTTTCTCCGGCAACAGGAGCCAGGTTTTCTTTGCTTCCTCCGGATAATTCTACAGGTAACTTCGTGAAAATAGTTCAGCGTATACCCGTTAAAATTAAACTGACAGAAAGCAGGGAAGTGGTAGATCAGCTGCGTGCCGGCATGAATGTCAATGTAAAAATAAATAAAGACTAA
- a CDS encoding TolC family protein — protein MYYINKKIVLLLFSIFLFNRLKAQEITTPISMSLNQIWEKVTANNKTIQMQDLRVSVTAEGIKDAKAERLPEISAEGEYARVSNVPIYENGLFHTPDQFEVVHTSYKFGGSAYLNLYNGSKTNIRIAEEKKENEIAIEQRNLTTSEMKLRAAAYFLDLQRSHIFKALLLKDISDQEKQLAEIKQLLNNGVVLKSDVLRVTLKLSRQKMALVQLNNDLAIANQKLNILTGYPDDTVIQPVEDIKTDLPVLKPYNIYLSDAMAHSFAYKISQKETELRKLEVKNVKANVSFKLGLFANYAYSYPQILLYPYSIAVYGLGMTGIKASFPISSFYHNTHKARAAELKYQQQEAEHSDTADKIRQEVNEAYLRYQESLTRIDVAKENISQATENLRIVNNTYFNQLALVTDLLDADTQLLQTRFDYAAARIAAQLQFYQLQKAIGNL, from the coding sequence ATGTACTACATTAATAAAAAAATAGTTTTGCTGCTCTTCTCTATCTTTCTGTTCAACAGACTAAAAGCACAAGAGATAACAACCCCAATTTCAATGTCACTGAACCAGATCTGGGAAAAAGTGACTGCTAATAATAAGACCATACAAATGCAGGATCTTCGGGTCAGCGTAACTGCAGAAGGGATTAAAGATGCTAAAGCAGAGCGTCTTCCTGAAATTTCTGCCGAAGGTGAATATGCAAGAGTCAGTAATGTTCCCATTTACGAAAATGGGTTATTTCATACGCCGGATCAATTTGAAGTGGTGCATACCTCTTATAAATTTGGTGGCAGTGCTTACTTGAACCTGTACAACGGAAGTAAAACTAATATCAGGATAGCAGAAGAAAAGAAAGAAAATGAGATCGCTATTGAACAGCGTAACCTGACCACTTCAGAGATGAAATTAAGGGCTGCTGCTTATTTCCTTGACCTGCAAAGAAGTCATATTTTTAAAGCCTTGTTATTAAAAGATATCAGTGACCAGGAAAAACAATTGGCAGAAATTAAGCAATTGCTTAATAATGGGGTCGTCCTGAAAAGTGATGTTTTGCGGGTAACCTTAAAATTATCCAGACAAAAAATGGCGCTGGTCCAGTTGAACAATGACCTGGCTATTGCCAATCAGAAATTGAATATACTGACCGGATATCCGGATGATACTGTAATTCAGCCTGTGGAAGATATAAAAACTGATTTACCGGTTTTGAAGCCGTATAATATCTATTTGTCGGATGCAATGGCACATTCCTTTGCTTATAAAATATCACAAAAGGAAACAGAGCTGCGTAAACTGGAGGTGAAGAATGTAAAAGCAAACGTGTCTTTTAAACTGGGCTTATTTGCCAATTACGCTTATTCCTATCCTCAGATCCTGCTTTATCCTTATTCGATAGCAGTGTACGGTTTAGGGATGACCGGAATTAAAGCAAGTTTTCCGATTTCATCCTTTTATCACAATACACATAAAGCAAGAGCAGCCGAATTGAAATATCAGCAGCAGGAAGCGGAACATTCCGATACAGCAGATAAAATCAGGCAGGAAGTAAATGAAGCGTATCTGAGATATCAGGAATCACTGACCAGGATTGATGTCGCTAAAGAAAATATCAGCCAGGCGACAGAGAATCTAAGGATTGTGAATAACACTTATTTCAACCAGCTAGCCTTAGTGACAGATTTGCTGGATGCAGATACACAATTACTTCAAACACGTTTCGATTACGCTGCAGCCAGAATCGCAGCACAATTACAATTTTATCAATTACAAAAGGCAATAGGTAACCTCTAA
- a CDS encoding metallophosphoesterase, with amino-acid sequence MSSEKRKKPLFKLNQPDDTYKFQPLPAPFGEYPYRLNPALTLPDPHKMVFQVVGDTGGQKSPSFQKLIAEEMGKQYHQAKSLADQPQFLYHVGDIVYHFGEADQYERQFFIPYKDYPAPIYAIAGNHDSDVNPNAEPAYSSLTPFTHVFCGKTPGLVPFGTKLNRMSGIQPHVYWTLQTPLANIIGLHSNVPKFGVITEEQKQWFIEELKHAAAERAAKAIIVCVHHAPYSADFNHSSSLPMINFMEDCFETAGVTPDLVLSGHVHNYQRFNKTYANGEVVPFIVCGAGGFDEMHWLVESDDLLFTDKSDLFDHVTLENACTMQHGFLNLEMEKTELGHQINGKYYAIPHEGLKPGEDASLFEEFTYFCKHGDKQVVQ; translated from the coding sequence ATGTCATCAGAAAAAAGAAAAAAACCTTTATTTAAATTAAACCAACCAGACGATACCTATAAATTTCAGCCGCTGCCTGCCCCGTTCGGGGAATACCCTTACCGGTTAAATCCAGCATTAACCTTACCCGATCCGCATAAAATGGTCTTCCAGGTTGTGGGTGATACGGGAGGACAAAAATCTCCTTCTTTTCAAAAACTTATTGCTGAAGAAATGGGCAAGCAGTATCACCAGGCTAAAAGTCTGGCAGATCAGCCTCAGTTTCTTTACCATGTAGGTGATATTGTTTATCATTTTGGAGAAGCTGACCAGTATGAGCGCCAGTTTTTCATCCCTTATAAAGACTATCCTGCTCCGATTTATGCCATCGCAGGTAACCACGATAGTGATGTGAATCCGAATGCAGAACCAGCTTATTCAAGTCTGACTCCTTTTACGCATGTGTTTTGTGGAAAAACGCCAGGACTGGTCCCTTTCGGCACAAAACTAAATCGTATGAGTGGAATACAACCTCATGTATACTGGACTTTACAAACGCCGTTAGCCAATATTATAGGTCTGCATAGCAATGTTCCTAAATTCGGGGTCATTACCGAGGAACAAAAACAATGGTTTATTGAAGAACTGAAACATGCTGCTGCTGAACGCGCAGCTAAAGCAATTATAGTTTGTGTTCACCATGCCCCCTATTCAGCCGATTTTAACCATAGCTCCAGTTTACCAATGATTAATTTCATGGAAGATTGTTTTGAAACTGCAGGCGTAACTCCGGATCTTGTATTAAGTGGACATGTACACAATTATCAGCGCTTTAATAAGACTTATGCGAATGGAGAAGTAGTTCCATTTATTGTTTGTGGTGCGGGTGGTTTTGACGAGATGCACTGGTTAGTGGAGAGTGATGATCTCTTGTTTACGGATAAAAGCGACCTTTTTGATCACGTTACTTTAGAAAATGCATGTACAATGCAGCATGGTTTCTTAAATCTGGAGATGGAGAAAACTGAACTGGGACATCAAATTAATGGGAAATACTACGCAATTCCGCATGAGGGATTGAAACCCGGTGAAGATGCGAGTCTGTTCGAAGAGTTTACGTATTTTTGTAAGCATGGCGACAAACAGGTTGTTCAATAA
- a CDS encoding histone H1 → MEKFAKLKELIAGVEADADKFYNSGNGAAGTRVRKAMQDLKTLAQDIRTEVTEKKNSDK, encoded by the coding sequence ATGGAAAAATTCGCAAAATTAAAAGAACTAATTGCAGGAGTTGAGGCTGATGCTGACAAGTTTTACAATTCAGGTAACGGCGCAGCTGGTACTAGAGTACGTAAAGCAATGCAAGATTTAAAAACACTTGCTCAGGACATCCGTACTGAAGTAACTGAAAAGAAAAACAGCGACAAATAA
- a CDS encoding KUP/HAK/KT family potassium transporter, which translates to MANHKDVNKLTAAGLLISLGIIYGDIGTSPLYVFKAIIGDRLITADLILGGLSCIFWTLTLQTTIKYVIITLQADNKGEGGIFSLYSLVKRKAKWLIIPAMIGGAALLADGIMTPAVTVSSAIEGLGIIYQDLPTVPIVILIITFLFGIQQFGTSFIGKAFGPIMWIWFTMIAVLGAAYVMQFPEILKAINPYYAYHILTTNPEAFLIIGAVFLCTTGAEALYSDLGHCGRSNIRVSWVYVKICLILSYMGQGVWLWQLQGKHLGEINPFFHIMPDWFLIYGILIATVAAAVASQALISGSFTLISEAVRLNLWPKVKINYPSNSKGQLYVPSMNWVLFIGCILVVLIFQKSEHMEAAYGLSITVAMLMTTILVSIFLMRKKVPRYLIIIFLTIYGVIELTFLAGNAVKILHGGWFTLILGMSLFSIMWAWSNGRRIRNRYMRFVDIEKYFPIISKISEDETIPKYASQLVYLTSANFNFEIESSVMYSIIQKHPKRADVYWLLHVDVTDEPFTMEYKVEQLVDKKLIRIDFRLGFRVEQRVNVLFRKVVEEMVKNGEIDITSKYASLKEHNIAGDFRFVVIEKVLSNSNSLRFIERFTMAYYTILKTFSVPEEKGFGLDLSFVAVEKVPLIVDIPTDFYLKRLD; encoded by the coding sequence ATGGCAAATCATAAAGACGTCAATAAGCTAACCGCGGCAGGTTTATTAATTAGCTTAGGGATTATTTACGGAGATATAGGTACTTCTCCACTGTATGTTTTCAAGGCAATTATTGGCGACAGGTTAATTACTGCTGACCTGATACTTGGAGGTTTATCTTGTATTTTCTGGACATTAACACTGCAAACAACTATAAAATATGTAATCATAACGCTTCAGGCGGACAATAAAGGTGAGGGTGGTATTTTCTCTTTATACTCTTTGGTTAAACGTAAAGCAAAATGGCTCATTATTCCCGCAATGATTGGTGGTGCAGCCTTGCTGGCTGATGGAATTATGACACCAGCGGTAACCGTTTCTTCAGCAATTGAAGGATTAGGTATCATTTATCAGGATTTGCCAACCGTGCCTATCGTTATCCTGATTATCACTTTTCTTTTCGGTATCCAGCAATTCGGAACTTCATTTATTGGTAAAGCCTTTGGTCCGATTATGTGGATCTGGTTTACAATGATCGCTGTTCTGGGCGCAGCTTATGTGATGCAGTTTCCGGAAATCCTTAAAGCAATCAACCCTTATTACGCCTATCATATCCTGACTACTAATCCTGAAGCATTCCTGATTATCGGTGCAGTATTTTTATGTACAACAGGAGCAGAAGCACTTTACTCTGACCTTGGTCACTGCGGACGCTCCAATATCCGTGTCAGCTGGGTATATGTTAAAATCTGTTTGATTTTAAGTTATATGGGGCAGGGTGTATGGTTATGGCAATTACAAGGTAAGCATCTTGGAGAGATTAACCCATTCTTTCATATTATGCCAGATTGGTTCTTGATTTACGGAATCCTGATTGCAACTGTTGCAGCAGCTGTAGCCAGTCAGGCCTTGATTTCGGGCTCATTTACCCTGATTTCAGAAGCTGTAAGGTTAAATCTATGGCCAAAAGTTAAAATCAATTATCCAAGTAATTCAAAAGGCCAGTTATATGTACCTTCTATGAACTGGGTGTTGTTTATCGGTTGTATCCTTGTCGTCTTGATTTTCCAGAAATCCGAACATATGGAAGCAGCTTACGGTTTATCAATTACTGTAGCGATGCTGATGACAACGATTCTGGTCTCTATCTTTTTAATGCGTAAAAAGGTGCCGAGATATCTGATTATCATATTTCTGACTATTTATGGGGTGATCGAATTAACTTTCCTTGCAGGTAATGCAGTGAAAATATTACACGGAGGATGGTTTACGTTAATCCTGGGTATGTCTCTTTTCTCTATTATGTGGGCCTGGTCAAACGGTCGCCGGATCAGAAACAGGTACATGCGTTTTGTGGATATTGAGAAGTATTTCCCAATTATCAGCAAGATCAGTGAAGATGAAACTATTCCTAAATATGCCTCACAATTAGTCTACCTGACCAGTGCCAATTTTAATTTCGAAATTGAATCTTCGGTCATGTATTCAATCATTCAGAAACATCCTAAAAGAGCTGATGTATACTGGTTGTTACACGTTGATGTAACCGATGAGCCTTTTACAATGGAATATAAAGTAGAGCAGTTAGTGGATAAAAAACTGATCAGAATTGATTTCCGTTTGGGGTTCAGAGTAGAGCAGCGCGTGAATGTACTGTTCAGAAAAGTAGTGGAAGAGATGGTTAAAAACGGAGAAATTGATATCACCAGTAAATATGCTTCTTTGAAAGAACATAATATTGCAGGAGATTTCAGGTTTGTTGTGATCGAGAAAGTACTTTCAAACTCTAATAGTTTGCGCTTTATTGAACGCTTTACGATGGCCTACTATACCATCCTAAAAACATTTAGTGTACCAGAAGAAAAAGGATTTGGCCTTGACTTAAGCTTTGTTGCGGTAGAAAAGGTTCCTTTAATCGTTGATATACCTACTGATTTTTACTTGAAAAGGCTGGATTAA
- a CDS encoding helix-turn-helix domain-containing protein gives MPFLDTAAYLKNIDFKPKSIFIVHEKLERSLPKHAHTKSQLTYVEGGIAYIHIQNKTYIIPARHYVWIPGGVEHYLNVRNAATVTHNLYFYTEDDHSDPFYQKLGIYPVNSLLFEMLVFAENWTGTIEKKDAGFNFLVAIKDILPQLSTKSFPIALPTTSNTRLRPIVLYLSQNFAQPLTLENLASRFGMGERTLSRLFQSTMSISFLQYLKLLRTVKAIEFIMIGDKTTTEIAYLTGYNSLAAFSKAFFQLTNIRPSDFGRKN, from the coding sequence ATGCCATTTTTAGACACAGCCGCGTATCTTAAAAACATAGATTTTAAGCCAAAAAGTATTTTTATAGTACATGAGAAGCTAGAACGCAGCCTTCCTAAACATGCTCATACCAAAAGTCAGCTCACTTATGTGGAAGGTGGAATTGCTTATATACATATCCAGAATAAAACTTATATTATTCCGGCAAGGCATTACGTATGGATACCGGGTGGCGTGGAACATTATCTGAATGTTAGAAATGCAGCTACAGTGACACATAACTTATACTTTTATACAGAAGATGATCATTCAGACCCTTTTTATCAGAAATTGGGAATCTACCCGGTAAACAGTTTATTATTTGAGATGCTGGTTTTTGCGGAGAACTGGACTGGGACAATAGAGAAGAAAGACGCTGGTTTTAATTTCCTGGTGGCAATCAAAGATATTTTGCCGCAGTTAAGTACTAAATCATTTCCGATTGCTTTGCCTACCACATCTAATACAAGGTTAAGGCCTATTGTATTGTATCTCTCTCAGAATTTTGCACAGCCGCTGACTTTAGAAAACCTGGCCAGTCGTTTTGGGATGGGGGAACGCACCTTGTCACGTTTATTTCAATCTACAATGAGTATATCTTTTTTGCAGTATCTGAAGTTACTCAGAACTGTAAAGGCTATAGAATTCATCATGATAGGCGATAAAACAACGACAGAAATCGCGTATTTAACAGGATATAATAGTCTGGCGGCCTTCAGTAAAGCATTTTTTCAGCTCACAAACATCAGGCCGTCAGATTTTGGCAGGAAGAATTAA
- a CDS encoding cation:dicarboxylase symporter family transporter produces MEITYTTPDNTQKRSFTKKLFTNLTFWVLIAIIAGIVLGTTNTALAIKMEIVGKSFVDIIKLFIAPIIFLTIVLGISGMGDLKKVGRIGVKSLVYFEIVTTFALAIGIFVAYIIRPGHIDRSGLNIQDPSKYTKAAESGTGFDWGNFFMSNLTLQVLVVAIVAGIALNFYSKREAVIGVLGKASKLVFGGLKYVMYLAPLGAFGGMAYTIGKFGLQTLIPLGKLMGTVYLTMALFVFVILGAILRYFNLSIMSFLKYIKEELLLVLGTSSSESALPSIMKKLEQLGCSKSVVGLVIPTGYSFNLDGTSIYLSMAVIFLAQLYNVHLSFAEMLSIIGILMLTSKGAAGVTGSGFIVLASTLTAIHKIPVEGLAFLLGVDKFMSEARAITNIIGNGVATIVIAKTENEFHPGDDNILALKK; encoded by the coding sequence ATGGAAATTACTTATACCACCCCCGATAATACACAAAAAAGGAGCTTTACGAAGAAATTATTTACCAATCTCACTTTCTGGGTTTTGATTGCAATTATTGCCGGTATTGTACTGGGAACCACAAATACTGCGCTGGCAATAAAAATGGAAATTGTGGGTAAGTCTTTTGTAGATATTATCAAATTATTCATCGCACCGATTATTTTCCTGACTATTGTCCTGGGAATCAGCGGCATGGGCGATCTGAAAAAAGTGGGCAGGATCGGTGTCAAGTCACTGGTCTATTTCGAAATTGTAACCACATTCGCCTTAGCCATAGGTATATTTGTTGCTTATATTATACGTCCGGGGCATATTGACCGGTCGGGACTGAACATACAAGATCCTTCTAAATATACTAAAGCTGCCGAATCAGGTACTGGTTTTGACTGGGGCAATTTTTTCATGTCTAACCTGACTTTACAAGTTCTGGTCGTTGCTATTGTTGCAGGGATTGCACTCAATTTCTATTCAAAAAGAGAAGCGGTTATTGGTGTTTTAGGAAAAGCTTCAAAATTGGTATTTGGCGGATTAAAATATGTGATGTACCTCGCTCCTCTTGGTGCTTTCGGAGGAATGGCTTATACGATTGGTAAATTTGGCTTGCAAACGCTGATTCCTTTAGGAAAACTGATGGGTACGGTTTATCTAACAATGGCACTGTTTGTCTTCGTGATCCTGGGCGCTATCCTCCGGTATTTTAATTTAAGTATCATGAGTTTTCTTAAATATATCAAGGAAGAGTTACTGCTTGTTCTGGGAACTTCTTCTTCGGAATCGGCTTTACCTTCTATTATGAAAAAACTAGAACAGCTGGGCTGCAGTAAATCAGTTGTCGGACTGGTTATTCCTACTGGTTATTCTTTCAACCTGGATGGTACCTCTATTTATTTATCAATGGCTGTTATCTTTTTAGCGCAGTTGTATAATGTTCATTTATCATTTGCAGAGATGCTGAGTATCATTGGGATATTAATGCTGACATCCAAGGGTGCTGCGGGCGTGACTGGCAGCGGCTTTATTGTACTGGCCTCTACGCTTACCGCTATCCATAAGATCCCTGTAGAAGGGCTTGCATTCCTTTTAGGGGTAGATAAGTTTATGAGTGAGGCCCGTGCGATTACAAATATCATTGGAAACGGAGTGGCTACGATTGTGATTGCAAAAACGGAGAATGAGTTTCATCCCGGAGACGATAATATACTGGCGCTGAAAAAGTAA
- a CDS encoding DUF47 domain-containing protein has translation MNSVFNFFSPKDKKFQPLFEQDVKNLVKISQSLLLTVTTEDPEQRMAQFRETEKLEQAGDDITHSIFLELSKNFITPFDREDIYALVSALDDVADYIYATSLNIELYKVNVFSQEIIHLARLITEMSKDLELAIMELRNFKNTNIIADVCLRINKGESQADLLCNTAIARLFISETDAIELIKQKEILQTLEMATDKCDDAANVLEAILIKNA, from the coding sequence ATGAATTCTGTATTCAACTTCTTCAGTCCAAAAGACAAAAAATTCCAGCCGCTGTTTGAGCAGGATGTCAAAAATCTGGTTAAAATATCACAAAGCCTTTTGCTTACAGTAACTACTGAAGATCCGGAACAGCGTATGGCACAATTCAGAGAAACGGAAAAGCTGGAACAGGCAGGAGACGATATTACGCATTCAATTTTTCTGGAACTAAGCAAAAATTTCATTACTCCTTTTGACAGAGAGGATATCTATGCTTTAGTGAGTGCACTGGATGACGTAGCCGATTATATCTATGCGACTTCTTTAAATATAGAACTGTATAAAGTCAATGTTTTTAGCCAGGAAATTATACATCTGGCCAGGTTAATCACAGAAATGTCCAAAGATCTGGAATTAGCGATAATGGAACTCCGTAATTTTAAGAATACCAATATTATTGCTGATGTTTGTCTGAGAATTAACAAGGGAGAGAGCCAGGCAGATTTGCTTTGCAACACTGCCATCGCCCGTTTGTTTATCTCAGAAACAGATGCGATCGAGCTCATCAAGCAAAAAGAGATTCTCCAGACCCTGGAGATGGCTACCGATAAATGCGATGATGCAGCGAATGTGCTCGAGGCTATCCTGATTAAAAACGCATAG
- a CDS encoding MFS transporter gives MNLALPVFKSWVPVWLIRATIFLVIFPGLLLFGLSTASGAGAAGYYGIEPADVQYSMVIFYAAVAGFFALERRFFIFIATREYFILSILIQMGTAYVCFHIQNLYILLFFRFLQGMSNCMSTSICITLIFGSLHNERAREIGYSIFYGMLLCITPISTIITAPILDAFDYNVLYKFIIFAYIPGGIMLLIIMNNIRLNKKMPLYQLDVYSFIIYSSVLCLSGYTLVYGQQYYWLHDSRIIWSLSGTLVLTGLHIIRQLHLKRPYLNLDVFKHRNFNVGMLMIFILYLVRGALGIISVYFAVILGMDPIHIGYIMAANIVGIILSVLLSSRLIIMKRPIRLVWLYGFVLLLIFHVWMWFLFTTQADPATFVLPLIIQGMGAGMLMTPIIVFAISSVPAHLGSSASATGVFFRFTGFCSSIALINYFQLQQKSNHINRFQEHLSGLNTVVTERLAQYTVALNHKGMATDQATKAARGLLNRTVDSQAQLRAMMDYDLLISILLIIVLLVITLFPKLNRTKINLKSNQPAPASY, from the coding sequence ATGAATTTAGCTTTGCCAGTATTTAAATCGTGGGTGCCGGTCTGGTTAATCAGGGCAACTATCTTTCTGGTTATCTTTCCGGGGCTTTTGCTATTTGGCTTATCCACAGCCAGTGGTGCCGGTGCAGCAGGATATTATGGGATCGAACCAGCAGATGTGCAGTATTCTATGGTGATTTTTTATGCAGCAGTAGCTGGATTCTTTGCGCTGGAAAGAAGGTTTTTCATCTTTATTGCGACCAGAGAATATTTTATACTCAGCATCCTGATTCAAATGGGTACGGCTTATGTCTGTTTTCATATTCAGAATCTATATATTTTATTGTTTTTTAGATTTCTCCAGGGGATGTCTAACTGTATGTCAACCAGCATCTGTATTACACTGATTTTTGGAAGCCTGCACAATGAAAGAGCGAGGGAAATAGGTTATTCTATCTTTTACGGCATGTTGCTCTGTATTACACCCATATCAACTATCATTACTGCACCTATATTAGACGCATTTGATTATAATGTGTTATATAAGTTTATCATTTTCGCCTATATCCCGGGTGGGATTATGCTATTGATCATCATGAATAATATCAGACTGAACAAGAAGATGCCACTTTATCAACTGGACGTTTACAGTTTTATCATTTATTCATCAGTGCTTTGTTTATCAGGCTATACACTGGTATACGGACAACAATATTACTGGCTTCACGATTCCAGGATTATCTGGAGTTTATCAGGAACTTTGGTATTGACAGGCTTACATATCATTCGCCAGCTTCATCTGAAACGCCCATATCTGAACCTGGATGTCTTTAAACACCGCAACTTTAATGTGGGAATGCTGATGATCTTTATTTTGTACCTGGTTCGTGGAGCTTTAGGAATAATCTCTGTCTATTTTGCCGTTATTTTAGGAATGGATCCTATACATATTGGCTATATTATGGCTGCGAATATTGTAGGTATTATATTAAGCGTACTGCTCTCCTCCCGGTTAATCATTATGAAAAGACCAATCCGGTTAGTCTGGCTATATGGTTTTGTATTGTTATTGATTTTTCATGTCTGGATGTGGTTCCTGTTTACCACTCAGGCGGATCCTGCTACATTTGTTCTTCCTTTAATCATACAAGGAATGGGAGCAGGGATGCTCATGACGCCAATTATTGTTTTTGCTATTTCCTCAGTTCCAGCGCATTTAGGCAGTTCTGCATCTGCAACGGGCGTATTTTTTCGTTTTACCGGATTTTGTTCCAGTATTGCTTTAATCAATTACTTTCAATTGCAACAAAAGAGTAACCACATCAACCGTTTTCAGGAACACCTGAGCGGGCTGAATACTGTGGTTACTGAACGTCTCGCTCAATATACGGTTGCATTAAACCATAAGGGGATGGCAACAGATCAGGCCACTAAAGCAGCCAGAGGTTTATTGAACAGAACGGTGGACAGCCAGGCACAGTTAAGAGCAATGATGGACTATGATCTGCTGATTAGTATTTTGCTGATTATTGTACTGCTGGTTATTACTTTATTTCCAAAATTGAACAGAACAAAAATTAACTTGAAATCTAATCAGCCGGCTCCGGCTTCTTATTAA